CCGCTCTCCGCCGCCTGCCGGCCCAGGTCACGCGCGTGCCCGCGGTACTCGGTGGTGACCGCTTCGAGCTTCATCTCGCTCGCGAGGGCGTGGATGAGGACATCGCGCGTCCGTGCACTGGTGGTGGTTGCCGCCGGATTGACCACGAGAAGTGCACGCATGAGTTGCAGCGTACCTACTGGGCCTTACCGGTCACAGGGCGAGGTGGGGATCGGGGCCCGGCGAGCGGCGCGGGCTACCCTTCGGGGGTGAGCAGTGAGCAGACCCCCGCCGCCCCGCAGACCACACCACCCCGCCCGCGCCGGCTGACGTACGCCGCCGCGCTCGCCGGCCTCGAGGGGCTGGCGCTGGTCGTCGGCGGGGTGTGGATGCTCGTGCTCGGGATCGGCGGTGACCCGGACGACCGTCAGCAGGCCGTCACCGGGGGAGTCACGCTGATCGTGCTGGCGCTGCTGCCGCTGCTCGCGGCCCGTGGGCTGCTGGGCCTGCGCAGTTGGAGCCGGGGGCCCGCCGTCATCACGCAGATCATGGCGCTGCCGGTGGCCTACAGCCTGCTGCAGGCCGACAGCATGGCGATCCCGGCGGGCATCGCGCTCGCGGCCGTCGCCGTCGCGTCGCTCGTCCTGCTCGTCAACGGCGAGACGACCCGGGCCCTCGGGATCCGGGGGCCCGGCCGCACATCGGAGTAGCCGCTACTCCTGGCCGCCACTGCTTTTCGACGCCGTCACTTTTCGACGCCCTCACTCCTCCACGAGGAGCTTCTCCCGGAGCTGGGCCAGGGTGCGCGCCAGCAGGCGGGAGACGTGCATCTGCGAGATGCCGACCTCCTGCGCGATCTGCGACTGGGTCATGTTGCCGAAGAACCGCAGCAACAGGATCCGCTTCTCGCGCGGCGGGAGGTCTTCCAGGAGCGGCTTGAGCGACTCCCGGTACTCGACGCCCTCCAGCGCTTCGTCCTCCGCGCCGAGGGTGTCGGCGACCGCCGGGGACTCGTCGTCGGTGTCCGGGACGTCCAGGGACAGCGTGGAGTACGCGTTCGCGGACTCCAGGCCCTCCAGGACCTCCTCCTCCGAGATCGCCAGCTTCTCGGCGAGCTCGTGGACCGTGGGGGAGCGGCCGTGCTGCTGCGACAGCTCGGCCGTTGCCGTCGTCAGCGACAGCCGCAGCTCCTGGAGCCTGCGCGGCACCCGCACCGCCCAGCCCTTGTCGCGGAAGTGCCGCTTGATCTCGCCGACGACCGTCGGGGTCGCGTACGTGGAGAACTCCACGCCGCGCTCCGGGTCGAAGCGGTCGACCGACTTGATCAGGCCGATGGTGGCGACCTGCGTGAGGTCGTCCAGCGGCTCGCCGCGGTTGCGGAACCGCCGCGCCAGGTGCTCGACGAGCGGCAGGTGCATGCGGACCAGTTGGTTGCGCATCTCCGCGTACTCGGTGCTGCCGTCCTGCAGCTTGCGCAGCTCGACGAACATCGCCTTTGCTCCGCTGCGGTCCACCGACGATGTCGAGGCCGGTGCCGGTGCCGGTGCCGGGGTCGGTGCCGGCACCGGTGTCGGTGGTGGTTCGTGCTGCGTGCCCGGCACGCTCTGTACGCCGTCTCGCTCGTGCTCGCTCATCGTCCCGCCCGTCGCGCTCTGTCGAGCCCTCTCCTCTGCTCGGCCCGGGGGCGCACCCCCGGGCCGCCTCTCCCGAGGTGGGCCCTGCACGGCACCCTCCGGCAGACCCGCCTGCGCGGAGGCCGAGTGGTCCTCCGGATGCGGCCGGGCCTGCTCGGGGATGCCGTCGATGCCGTCCGCCATGCGTCGGGAACCGTCCGGAGAGACGGGAATCCCGGCGCTCCCGGCCGGCAGCTCCCGTGTGCCGCGCTCTTCGTCCCGCACCGGCCCGTCCCCGTTCCTCACGCCGGCCCGGGTCCCGCGCCGCGCTGTTTGTAGAGGCTGATCGACACGGTCTTGTCCTCGTCGACAGCGGAGGACACCTTGCCCGCGAGCGCGGACAGGACGGTCCACGCGAACGTGTCACGCGCCGGGGCGTGGCCGTCCGTGGTCGGCGCCGAGACGGTGACTTCGAGCGAGTCGTCGACGAGTCGGAACACGCAACTGAGTACCGAGCCGGGCACGGCCTGCTGGAGCAGGATCGCGCAAGCCTCGTCCACCGCGATGCGCAGGTCCTCGATCTCGTCCAGGGTGAAGTCCAAACGGGCTGCGAGGCCGGCCGTGGCCGTCCGCAGCACCGACAGGTAGGCACCCGCAGCCGGCAGCCGGACTTCCACGAAGTCCTGGGTCGCGGGCTCGCCTGCGATCTGGGACACCCTCACCTCCAAGGTGGTACAAGCTTTTCGGGGCCGAGGGTCGCCCCCCGGGGTAACGCGTGTGTGGTGCAGCGGTGACGCTATCGCGCTCTCAAGTTTCCTGTCCCCGGGACCCCAACCCCCTGCGTCACTCACAGTAAAGCTGTGAACACGCTCCGTGTCTAGAGGTCTGTCGGCCCAAATGGGAAGAAGGCGCGCCGGGTTGACGTACCCAGACGTCAGACGGTCGAACCGTACCCGCCGGACGGCCGGGGCGTCTCTGAGTTCAACGGCCGAACCCCCGCAGAAGTTCACACCAGGACGTGATCCACGAAGCACCACCGCCAGCTCTCGCCGGGTTCGAAGGTCCGCATCACCGGATGACCGGACTCCTTGTGGTGCGCCGTGGCGTGCCGGCTCGGCGAGGAGTCGCAGCAGCCGACGTGGCCGCACGTCAGGCACAGCCGCAGTTGCACCGGGTGGGTACCGTCCCGCAGGCACTCCGGACACGTCTCGCCGAGCGGGACGGGTTCGGGGTCGGGCAGCGCGTCGGAGTGCGTGCACTGTTTCATGATTGCCAGATTACGACGGGTGTGCGGACGACCGCGCGGAAAAACGAGGGCGGGTCAGACATGGACGTGATGCCACTGCTGTTGCTGGTGGCGGGGAGCGCGGCGATCGCGGCCGCGGCCCGGCGCACCCCGGTGTCCGCGCCGCTGCTGCTGGTCGCCGTCGGCCTGGTGGTGTCGTACCTGCCGGGGGTCCCGGACTACACCCTGGACCCCGACATCGTCCTGCCGCTCCTGCTGCCCCCGCTGCTGTACACCTCGGCCTCCGACAGCTCGTACCTCGACCTGCGCGCCCAGATGCGGCCCGTCGCCCTCCTGTCGGTCGGATACGTGCTCTTCGCGACCTTCGCCGTCGGCTGGGCCGCCTACCTGCTGGTCCCCGGGCTGCCGCTGACGGCGGCGCTGGTGCTGGGCGCGGTGGTGGCACCGCCGGACGCGGTCGCGGCGACGGCGGTGGCGCGCCGGGTCGGCCTCCCCTCGAAGATCACCACCATCCTCCAGGGCGAGTCCCTGCTGAACGACGCCACCGCGATCACCGCCTACAAGGTGGCCCTCGCGATCGTCGTCGGCGAGGGCGCGTCCTGGGCCGGCGGCATCGAGGAGTTCCTGATCGCGTCCGTCGGCGGCACCGCCGTCGGCCTGATCCTGATGGCCCCGCTGCACTGGCTGCGCACGCACCTGAAGGAGCCTCTGCTCCAGAACACGCTCTCCCTGCTGATCCCGTTCGTCGCCTACGCGGCCGCCGAGCAGTTCCACGCCTCCGGCGTCATCGCCGTGGTCGTCGTCGCGCTCTATCTCGGCCACCGCGCGTGGGAGGTCGACTTCGCCACCCGGCTCCAGGAGGAGGCGGTGTGGAAGATGGTCGCCTTCGTCCTGGAGTCGGCCGTCTTCGCGCTGATCGGCCTGCAACTGCCGGTCGTCCTGAGGGGCCTCGGCGCTTACGCGGGCCTGGACGCCGCCTGGTACGCGATCGCCCTCTTCCTCGTGGTCGTCGCGGCCCGCTTCCTGTGGGTGTACCCGGCGACCTTCCTGCCCCGGCTGTTGTCGGCACGCGTCCGCGCGCGGGAGGAGAACCCGACCTGGCGGGGGCCGGTCGTCGTCGGCTGGGCAG
The Streptomyces sp. NBC_01485 genome window above contains:
- a CDS encoding RNA polymerase sigma factor SigF yields the protein MRNGDGPVRDEERGTRELPAGSAGIPVSPDGSRRMADGIDGIPEQARPHPEDHSASAQAGLPEGAVQGPPRERRPGGAPPGRAEERARQSATGGTMSEHERDGVQSVPGTQHEPPPTPVPAPTPAPAPAPASTSSVDRSGAKAMFVELRKLQDGSTEYAEMRNQLVRMHLPLVEHLARRFRNRGEPLDDLTQVATIGLIKSVDRFDPERGVEFSTYATPTVVGEIKRHFRDKGWAVRVPRRLQELRLSLTTATAELSQQHGRSPTVHELAEKLAISEEEVLEGLESANAYSTLSLDVPDTDDESPAVADTLGAEDEALEGVEYRESLKPLLEDLPPREKRILLLRFFGNMTQSQIAQEVGISQMHVSRLLARTLAQLREKLLVEE
- a CDS encoding anti-sigma regulatory factor; amino-acid sequence: MSQIAGEPATQDFVEVRLPAAGAYLSVLRTATAGLAARLDFTLDEIEDLRIAVDEACAILLQQAVPGSVLSCVFRLVDDSLEVTVSAPTTDGHAPARDTFAWTVLSALAGKVSSAVDEDKTVSISLYKQRGAGPGPA
- a CDS encoding UBP-type zinc finger domain-containing protein; the protein is MKQCTHSDALPDPEPVPLGETCPECLRDGTHPVQLRLCLTCGHVGCCDSSPSRHATAHHKESGHPVMRTFEPGESWRWCFVDHVLV
- a CDS encoding Na+/H+ antiporter, which produces MDVMPLLLLVAGSAAIAAAARRTPVSAPLLLVAVGLVVSYLPGVPDYTLDPDIVLPLLLPPLLYTSASDSSYLDLRAQMRPVALLSVGYVLFATFAVGWAAYLLVPGLPLTAALVLGAVVAPPDAVAATAVARRVGLPSKITTILQGESLLNDATAITAYKVALAIVVGEGASWAGGIEEFLIASVGGTAVGLILMAPLHWLRTHLKEPLLQNTLSLLIPFVAYAAAEQFHASGVIAVVVVALYLGHRAWEVDFATRLQEEAVWKMVAFVLESAVFALIGLQLPVVLRGLGAYAGLDAAWYAIALFLVVVAARFLWVYPATFLPRLLSARVRAREENPTWRGPVVVGWAGMRGVVSLAIAFSIPLTVDHGDAPFPHRNLILFLTFTTVIGTLVVQGLTLPPLIRLLKFPEPDPQAATLAEANAQAQASRVAEERLDALLADERNALPPPLADRLRDVLERRRNAVWERLGQVNPVTGETVDDTYRRLSREMISAEREMFVRLRDGRYIDDEMLRTLLRRLDLEEAAAFREAT